CCTGAGCCAGTTCAAGGATTGCATCAAATTTCTTGCGGTGGCAGACACACATCTTTACGGATCTTCGGTCATACGTCATATTAAATCAATATTAGGGTGTTGCAACAGGTATCAATAGTAGCATTAAAAAAAAGCAATAACAGCGATCAGGAATGCGAAACCTGCCCGCTTAGGGCTTGAAATGTTTGCTGAGCTTCAGGTTTTGCCCCTGATAATTACTCACTACCCCGGAGCCGTAGCTCGTTTCGGGCAGCGCGGTATTGGATTCAAAAACCATGCTGAAAAACGTTTGCCCGTCTTCAACAAGGAAGGGTACGTCGTGCGAGCGGACTTCCAGCACAGCCCGGGCCCCACCGGGATTGGCACCAAATCCGCTGTCAAAAAAACCGGCATAGTGCGTGCGGAGCTCCCCCGAACCGGTATCGTAGGGCACCATTTCTCCGGCCAGATGGTCCGGTATGCGGCATCGTTCTTTGGAAGCAAAAATGTAAAAAGCCTCCGGTTCCAGAATAATAAAATCTTCCCGCTGCGCATAAATCGGCTCCCAAAACGAAAAAGGATCGTAATACCCGATCAGGCTCAGGTCAATTACCGCCCGGTTTTTACGGGCACGGTAGCCGATCAGACCGTCTTCACCGCCCTGAAGGTCAACACTCATAAAAAGCCCGTTACCGAGTTTAAGGTCGGCATCCGCGATCGCCTCGCCCCCCTCCCCAAACAATATCGGCGTTCGGGCATGCGCCGCCCGGACTTCCTCATCCGATAACCGGGTGTTGCCGTGCCGCAGCCGCAGCTGATTCAGCTTCTGACCGGTCTGCACCCGTATCGGAAACGACTTCGGCACGACCTCCAGAAACAGCGGACCCTTGTAGCCGGGAGCGATTTCCTCGAAACGGTGCGAATAATCAGTCACGAGCCGCGTAAAAATATCAAGCCGTCCGGTCGTGCTCTTGGGGTTGGTCCGTGCACTGATCCGGCTCTCGGTTTCCAGCGCAAACTCCCCGCCGCTGCCATCCGTCAGTGCGTAGGTTTGAGAAGTCGTTTCAGGAAGAATCAGGTGCTCCAGCAACGGAATGATATACGTGCAGTTGGGCTCCAGCACGCCCCCTTCTTCAATAGAAAACTCATGCTGACACAGCTTGTTTATTTTAGCTTCTACCGTCTCATTTTCGGGCAAAAACCCGCAACGCACGCGATAAGCAACACGGCCCAGGCGAAGGTCGATTGAATTGGGCTGAAACTGTTCGTCTTCAAAAGGATACGCAGCGTCAGTTCGGATTACCCCGTACGAAACCAGCTGTTTGAGCTGTTGCACGGGCAAAATCCCTTTTTTGCGGATGGTTAAATTCATGGCCTTAATATAGAATTTCCACCCCAACAATAAAAAAATCCGAAGGCAATTCTGCACGATTTTGTAATAAATTTCCGAATATTTTTACGTCTTTATTACGATACAAAAATCAAGATACCTAAATTTAATTATCAAACTCAGATTTTGTCAATTCCTGAAACGCAAGCCAAGACCTTGTTTTTGCACCCGATACCAACAACACCCCCGGCCTACCAGCTGATACAATCTTTTTTTTGGGGGAAACTCAGAGAACATCACGGTCTTTCGTGATAGCTTGCAAGATCCCAAATCAAAGATGAAGGAATTGCTTTTTTTGGACGGCAGACGGCAATGGAGACGGCGGACGGCGGACGACAGACCGCGGACGGCAGAAGTCAAAAGACGGAAGACAGGACATCATCTCAAAAAAACAAAAAAACGCGTCATCTCGAACAGCGGGACATGCCACCGCACTCCTCAAGGTTTTGAAGCAATGCTAAACCCGGCAGCCCATCGAAGCCTCATGTGAGAGATCCCCTTCAGCTGTCACGCCCAGATACAGATCAACGATAGTCAGCTGCGCAATACGAGATCCTTCGACTCCGCTGCGCTTCGCTCAGGATGACAAGCTCGAACTGCAATAAGCGGCGCGGCCTGCCGCGCCGCTATTTTGAAAACGCCCCTGTCATCCTGAGCGGAGTCGTAGCGCAGCGAAGACGAAGTCGAAGGATCTGGTGATCAGGTTTGAGAAGCTGGTTCGGACGCTCTGTTAATCCGTGCTGTGTTTATGTCCCCCCCAACGGCGTCATCCCGGAAACGCCCACCCAGGTACTTGATAAATATAAGCATAACTCAACGGCGTTATCCGGGATCTACCAGCTTCGGCCTGCAAAAGCGAATGCACACATTTCAGAACAAGCCTCCCAACCCTACTATAACATCGCGACAGCTCCCGGTTGGCAGATCCTGGATAATGCTGCGCATCTTTTCGAGAAGATAAAAAAACGCCGATTTGCAGCATTTCCAGGTTGACAGCGTGGGCTTTAAGTCACAAACGAAGCCGGTCCCACAGGCAGGCCCGGTATCAGGTTAGCTCGCTGATTTCACCACATCCTGTCCATCCCATAATCCTAAAAATCCTGTTCAAAAAACAGCGAAGCGGGGCAGGCCAATCCGCCAAGGTCCCGCGGCATCCCAAAAATCCCCGCGACATCAAACCAAAACAGGGTTTCAACGCCCAAATAGCATCACCCTAAAATCATCCGCATCTTCCTGCGGAATGAGCGGCGTGCGCAGGTTGAAATGCCGCTGGAGACAAGCATGATAGGCCGCATAGCTGCGGTAAAAGTGCCGCAGGTTTTCCTCATCCTGCGCAAGATGAGCAAGCGTGAAGCGGTCCGGCGCGGTTTCCGCGATCGGCTCCAGCAGCCGGAGCAGGGCCGGGCTTTCACCCGACAAAAACTGCCGCGTCAAACGGTGCAGCAAACAGACGGGAACATCGAAAGTGTGCGTGTAGATGCGCGGGGTCAGCACGCGCGTGAGCTCGCGGGGCAGCGGATCCTCCCCCAAAATGCTGTACCGGAACAGCAACCGGTTCAGCGCCCCCAGCGCCCGCCGAACGGGCCCGTGCCCCTTAAACGCCCCGAACACCTGCCCGGCAAAACCGTCCGGAACGGACATCCGCAGCTCAAGCCGGAGCGAAAAATCCGTTGGGCGGCTCAGCAGCAGGAAGTAGTAGGTCTCCGGCGATTTGTTCGCGCTGTTGTAGGGCGGACGGTGCAGCCGTATCAGGCGGTTTTCTTCGAGCAGGGCTTCGGTTTCACCGGCAGTCAGGTGCCAGCTGATGCGCGCGGTCTCTCTGATCAGCCGGATAATTTTGCGGGAGACCGATGACGGCTTCGCATTTTTGTAGCTGAACAGCCGGTTCCGCAGGTTGCACGATTTTCCGGCGTAGAGCACTTCCCCCTCACCCGACCAAAACAAATAGACACCCGGCCCTTTTGGGATTTCCTCCCAAAAGATTTCCCCCAGCCACCCTTTAAGCGGATTTTGAGCTGGCAGCAGCCGGAACTGTTCACGGGGGACGGGCATAAATCGCGTCGTTTTCTTTAGGGTGATGGAGTTGTCTGCCCCAAAATAAGCGTTACAGGTGTCAGAAGCTGTCACCTTGCAGCAAGCCAAATTCGAATAAAGCAGACTTGTAAAAGCATCCGAATTGCAGCATATTGCAACGCACCAATCATCCCAAAAAAACGCTACATGTTTCATTCTTCCTTTATTGAACTCAATAAAGCAGCCTATCAGCAAAACATTTCTTTTCTCAGATCGCGCTTTGGTCCGGACGTCCGTTTTTCGGCAGTCATCAAGGGCAACGCCTACGGACACGGCATCGAAAACATCCTCCCCATGGCCGAAGAACTCGACATCCGCCATTTCTCGGTATTCTGCGCGGATGAAGCCCTCAAAGCCCTGAACGCCCGCACTGCCGACAGCGAAATTATGATTATGGGGATGATTGATGACGCCGCCCTCGAGTGGGCGGTGGAGCACGACGTCAGTTTTTATGTCTTCGAGCTCGAACGGGTGAAGGCCGCGGTTGAAGCGGCGAAGAAACTGCGCAAACCCGCACGCATGCACATTGAGCTTGAAACAGGCATGTACCGCACCGGCTTCAACCGGGAAGAGCTTCAGGAAGCCCTTGATTTTATTTCGGATGAGCGGCAGCATCTCACCATTGAAGGACTGTGCACGCACTTTGCCGGGGCCGAGAGCGTGACCAACTACCTCCGGGTCAAAAATCAGATGAAAGCTTACGGCAAGCTGCACCGCATGGTCGATAAGAGCGGCATCCCTTACCGTATGTGCCATACGGCCTGTTCTGCAGCTGCGCTGCGCTACCCCAAAACCCGCATGGACATGGTGCGCATCGGCATTGCGCAGTACGGACTGTGGCCCAACCGCGAAACCTACCTGTTCGATGTGGTCGAGCGAAACGGCGACGAGACCTCGGAGAACCCGCTGCGGCGCGTCATCAGCTGGAAAAGCCGGGTGATGAGCACCAAAACGGTGCCGCCCAACCGCTTCATCGGCTACGGCACAACCTACCTCACCAATCACGCAACCGACATAGCAACGGTGCCGGTCGGCTACACGCACGGCTTCAGCCGCAACCTCAGCAACCTCGGCCGCGTGCTCGTAAACGGACGCCGCGTACCCGTCATCGGCCTCGTAAACATGAACATGATGATGGTGGACGTGACCGGCATAGAAGGCGTCGAAAAAGGCTCAGAAGTCATCATCATAGGGGAAAAAGGCGGCATCGACATGACCGTCGGCTCCTTCTCCGAACTCACCAACATGCTCAACTACGAAACCCTCGCCCGCCTGCCCGAGAAAATCCCGCGCTACATTATTTGAACGCATATTTTTTGTTCAGTCAGCGCTTTAGGAGAGTTGATAAGCGCCTTGATAATAACGACTTTGAGGCTCGTGTTACGTCATTATATTTTTTGGCTGGAAATGCTGAAACGCCACGTAGCCATAATTCCCCTCTGCGAGAGGGATGCCCGGGTTGTAGGGGCGGACCTGTGTGTCCGCCCCTACAACCCGGACCCCGGACCCTCGCTCTCGAAACCCAAGTCGAAGCCGTCTACCAGCTTCCCAGGCATGAATATCGCGCCATCCCGAACGGCAGGAACCCAACGCGAATCAACCAACTGCGCTTCAACGATTACACGGGCAGGTGTGTTCTTTGGGCTCTAAATAACACTCCAACAAATCCAAGGAACAATGTCCGCTGCAACACCTTCGCCCGACCGCTATTATCAGGAAGTTGCCTCCTATTATGATGACGACGCACAGGATTTCGAACAGCGCTATGAGGTCAATCCTGTGCTGCAGCGCATTCGCGGGGCTTTTCGGGAAATCACGGAGCGGGAAGCCTTCACTCACGCCCTGGAAATCGGCTGCGGGCCCGGTTTTGATGTGGAGTACTTCGCGGCGACTTATCCTGAGCGAAAGGTTTCGGCCATTGATGTGTCGCCTGGCATGATTGAACTCGCGCAGCGCCGCTGCGATGGTGCCGGACTTACCAATGTCTCGTTGGGCGTGGGCTCGGTCGAGGACATCCCGCAGGTTTTTCCGGAACAGAAGTTCGACCTGATTTTCGTGTATTTCGGCGGACTCAACACCGTCTTCGACCTGCGCAAAGCGGCGGCCGATTTGCGGAAAGTCTGCACCCCGGATGCCCGTCTCGTGCTCACCTTCGTTAACCGCTACTACCTCACCGAAATCCCGCTTTGGCTGCTCATGCGCCGTTTTGACAAAGCCTTCGAGCGGGTCACCAACCGCTGGCGCGGCTATTCCGATCTGCGGAAAATCCCAAGCCGTCCCTACTCAGCCGGCGATATCCGGCGTGCCTTCGGTCCGGATTTCCGGATGGGCTACCGGCGTGGGTTCAGCCTGCTTTATCCCGCATGGTACCGCTCGCACCTGCTGCCCAAGCTCGGCAGCAAAGCCGAAACCCTTTGGAAAATCGACAGCGTCCTGGCCAAAACACCGCTCTGGAACACCGGTGAATACAGCTTATATGAGATGCGGGTGAAATCCTGAGTCTCAGAGCGACGCCCTGATGGCGGCTTCCGCGGTTGGAAACCGGTTCGGAAAATCCCCGATGAGCGGTTCGCGGCT
This genomic stretch from Cyclonatronum proteinivorum harbors:
- a CDS encoding 2'-deoxycytidine 5'-triphosphate deaminase, encoding MNLTIRKKGILPVQQLKQLVSYGVIRTDAAYPFEDEQFQPNSIDLRLGRVAYRVRCGFLPENETVEAKINKLCQHEFSIEEGGVLEPNCTYIIPLLEHLILPETTSQTYALTDGSGGEFALETESRISARTNPKSTTGRLDIFTRLVTDYSHRFEEIAPGYKGPLFLEVVPKSFPIRVQTGQKLNQLRLRHGNTRLSDEEVRAAHARTPILFGEGGEAIADADLKLGNGLFMSVDLQGGEDGLIGYRARKNRAVIDLSLIGYYDPFSFWEPIYAQREDFIILEPEAFYIFASKERCRIPDHLAGEMVPYDTGSGELRTHYAGFFDSGFGANPGGARAVLEVRSHDVPFLVEDGQTFFSMVFESNTALPETSYGSGVVSNYQGQNLKLSKHFKP
- a CDS encoding GIY-YIG nuclease family protein → MPVPREQFRLLPAQNPLKGWLGEIFWEEIPKGPGVYLFWSGEGEVLYAGKSCNLRNRLFSYKNAKPSSVSRKIIRLIRETARISWHLTAGETEALLEENRLIRLHRPPYNSANKSPETYYFLLLSRPTDFSLRLELRMSVPDGFAGQVFGAFKGHGPVRRALGALNRLLFRYSILGEDPLPRELTRVLTPRIYTHTFDVPVCLLHRLTRQFLSGESPALLRLLEPIAETAPDRFTLAHLAQDEENLRHFYRSYAAYHACLQRHFNLRTPLIPQEDADDFRVMLFGR
- the alr gene encoding alanine racemase, yielding MFHSSFIELNKAAYQQNISFLRSRFGPDVRFSAVIKGNAYGHGIENILPMAEELDIRHFSVFCADEALKALNARTADSEIMIMGMIDDAALEWAVEHDVSFYVFELERVKAAVEAAKKLRKPARMHIELETGMYRTGFNREELQEALDFISDERQHLTIEGLCTHFAGAESVTNYLRVKNQMKAYGKLHRMVDKSGIPYRMCHTACSAAALRYPKTRMDMVRIGIAQYGLWPNRETYLFDVVERNGDETSENPLRRVISWKSRVMSTKTVPPNRFIGYGTTYLTNHATDIATVPVGYTHGFSRNLSNLGRVLVNGRRVPVIGLVNMNMMMVDVTGIEGVEKGSEVIIIGEKGGIDMTVGSFSELTNMLNYETLARLPEKIPRYII
- a CDS encoding class I SAM-dependent methyltransferase, giving the protein MSAATPSPDRYYQEVASYYDDDAQDFEQRYEVNPVLQRIRGAFREITEREAFTHALEIGCGPGFDVEYFAATYPERKVSAIDVSPGMIELAQRRCDGAGLTNVSLGVGSVEDIPQVFPEQKFDLIFVYFGGLNTVFDLRKAAADLRKVCTPDARLVLTFVNRYYLTEIPLWLLMRRFDKAFERVTNRWRGYSDLRKIPSRPYSAGDIRRAFGPDFRMGYRRGFSLLYPAWYRSHLLPKLGSKAETLWKIDSVLAKTPLWNTGEYSLYEMRVKS